GGAAGATGGTCAGCACGCGGTCGACGGCAGAGGAGTCCTTGGCTGCGAGCGAACCCACGGCGAGATTGTCTCGGACCGACAGGCGGGCGAACACCGAATGCTCCTGCGGCACGTAGCCGATGCCGGCGCGCACGCGCTCTTGGGTCGCGCGGCGGCTGATGTCGCGACCGTCGAAGGCGACCTCGCCCTTCCACGCCGGCAGCTCGCCGACGATGGTCTTCATCAGCGTGGTCTTGCCGGCGCCGTTGCGGCCGAGCACGGCGACGCCGCCGCGCCAGGGAATGCCGAGGCTGACGTCGAACAGCACCTGGCTGCGGCCATAGCCGGCGTCGAGATGCTTGATATCGAGAAATTCTTGCTCAGGCACGGCGCAGATAAATCTCCTGGACGGATTTGTTGGCCTGGATCTCGGACACCGTGCCGGATGCCAGCACCTTGCCCTGGTCGAGCACGGTGAGGCGGTCGCAGATGTCGCGGATGAAATCGAGATCGTGCTCGACGATGACGAGCGAGCAGTGATTTTTGATCGGCTGCAAGAGTTCGCCGGTGACGCGGCGCTCCTCGAGGCTCATGCCGCCCGTGGGCTCATCGAGCAGCAGAAGCCGCGGTCGGCCGGCGAGCGCCATCGCGATCTCCAGCCATTGCTGCTGACCGTGCGACAGCGTCGCCGCCGCATCGAAGGCGCGGTTCGCAAGACGGAACTGCGTCAGCATCGCCATGACCTGGTCGTGCAGCGCACCACGCGTGCGCGAGAACACGAGATCGAACAGCGAAGACTGAGCCTGCAGCGCGAGCAAGATGTTGTCGTAGAGCGTGAGCGTCGGCAGCACGCTCGTGATCTGGAATTTCAGGCTCATGCCGGCCCGCGCGCGCTCGGTCGGCGTGAACGCGGTGATGTCGGCGTTGACGAAACAGACCTTGCCCTGCGTCGGCACTTCGGCGCCCGCGATGCATTTCATCAGCGTGCTCTTGCCCGAGCCGTTCGGCCCGATCAGGCCGTGAAACTCGTTCTCGCCGACGGTGAGCGCAGCACCGTCGAGCGCGGTGAGCTTGCCGAAAATCTTGGTGATGCCCGCAGCTTCAAGAAGCGGCATTGCGCTTCTCCTTCAGCTTCGCACCAAAGCTGCCGACGCGCTCGCGCTCCCCTAACACGAAGCTGATCAGGCCGAGGGGGCGGAACAGGATGACGAGCAGCAGCAGCACGCCCAGGATGATCGGCCAGATGTCGCGATAATTGTCCGACAGCCAGAAGCTGACGCCTTCGATGATGACGGTGCCGATGACGGCGCCGATCAGCGTGCCGGAGCCGCCGAACAGCACGTAGAGCACGACCTGGGTGGAGACGACGACGCCGACCATGTTGGGCCAGACAAAACCCTCGTGAAAGGCATAGAGGCTGCCGGCAAGGCCCGCGATGGTGCCGCCGACCGCGAACACGATGGCCTTGAGATGCTGCGCCTTGTAACCGAAGAAGGCGATGCGCTGCTCGTTCTCGCGCAGGCCCGCAAGCGCCAGGCCGAATTGCGAGCGAACCAGGAAGCGGCACAGGAGGTAGGCGACGACGAGAATGCCGAGCGTGAGATAGTAAAAGACCGGTCCTTCCGAGAATTCGTAGGAGCCGAGCGTCATCGGCGAGATCGAGGGGATGCCGTTCTGGCCGCCGAGATAATACCAGCCGCGCGCCAGGCGATCGGCGGCGTAGGAGCCGGTCAAGGTGCCGAGCGCGACGAAGATCACGCTCGAGGGATGCCGGCCGAGCAGCAGGAAGCCGCCGAGCAGCAGCGCGAAGGTGAGGCCGATGATCGTGCCCGCGGGCAGCACCAGGAAGATGTTGGTGATGTCGAGGTCGCGCGCCAGCAGCGCCACGCCGTAGCCGGCCGAGCCGAAGAACAGGGCCTGGCCAAAGCTCATGATGCCGGCATAGCCCCAGACGAGGTCGAACGACAGCGCGAACAGCGCCAGGATGATGACGCGGGTCGCGAACACCGTGAGATAATCCTGGAGCACGAACGGCGCGATGAGCGCCGCGAGCAGCACAAGGCCCTCGACGATCGGCAGGACCTTTCGTCCCGAGGCTGCCTGCCGCGCTTCGCTTTCAGCCATCGCACCGTCCGGTTCGTCGCCGACATCGGCGTCGATGGCTTCTCTTACCACACTCATCGACTTCAGCATTCCGTCTCAGCACTCCTTGGGGTCGACGAGCCCGTCGCTGCGCCCGACGATCTCGTAATTGCCGCCCTTGGCCACCGCCGTATACATCTTCATCTTGCAGTGGCGCTTGCCCGGCACCATCTCGGCCGGCCCGCCCGGACCTTCCGCGATCTTGGCGTGGTCGAGGGCTGCTGCGACCGACTCGCGGTCGATCTTGCCGGCTTCCTTGACGGCGGCTTCCCACAGCTTCAGGCCGCGATAAGTGCCGGTCGCGGCACTGCCGGCAGCGAACAGGAAGTTGCCGGGGAAATCCTTCTCATAGGCCGCCTGGATCCTGGCGTTGACCGGATCCTCCTTGGTCAGCACCTTGAAATAATCGAGGCAGCTCGCGAGACCCTCGATCTCGTTCGCCTGGTTGATGTTGAGCGTGTTCTCATCGTAGTAGACGCAGGCAAGCCTTCCGCCGTTCTTGAGGAAGCCCGCTTCATAGAGCTGCTTGAAGAACGGACCGACGCCGGGCGGGATGACGGTGTTGAAGACGACGTCGACCTTGTTGGAGATGATGCGGTTGACGGTCGCCGAGAAATCGATCTGGTCGAGCGGATAGTATTCCTCGAACACCACCTCGCCGCCGTTGGATTCGATCACCTTGCGGGCGTAGACGTTGAGCGTGTGCGGCCAGACATAGTTGGCGCTCGGCAGCGCGAATTTCTTGCCGCCGTTCTTGATCAGCCAGGGGATGAACTCGTCGCACTGCTGCGCCGGCGTCGGCCCGGTGCAGAACAGATAGGGCGTGCACTCCTTGCCCTCGTAGAGCTGCGGATAGATGTAGAGCGTCTTGCCGCGCGCCACGATCGGGTCCTTGATCGCGTTGCGCATCGACGAGGTGATGCCGCCCAGCACCATGTCGACCTTGTCGCGCTGGATCAGCTTGCGCACGTTGCCCACCGCAACGGATTCGTTCGAGGCGGTATCCTCGATATACAGCTCGAGTGGCCGGCCCAGCAGGCCGCCGGAATTGTTGATTTCCTTGATCACCATTTTTGCGACGTTGGCGTCGGCATTGCCGGCATAGGCAATCGGGCCGGTGAGGTCGGTCGCAATGCCGACCTTGATCGGGCCCTCCGCGGCGTTCGCCCAGTCGGGGCGGATCACCCAGCTGGTGGCGCCGGTCGCGATCGCGCCGGAGGCAAAGGCGAAATTCGAGAGGAAGCGGCGGCGGCTGAGATTGACGCGATCGAACATGACTAAACCCCTTTTCCAGCGATGAGGCCTTGCGGCCGGAATTTGATGAAGGCAATTGCGAGGACGAAGACGAGAACGTCGGCGACCACGGGCGCGATGATCCAGGGCAGCGCGGCGCTGAGCGTGCCGATCACACCGGCGCCCGCGACCGGACCGATGAAGGAGCCAACGCCGCCGACCATGACGGCGACAAAGCCCTGGATCAGGAAGCGGATGCCGAGATCGGCGAACAGGCTGAACACCGGAACGATCAGCGCACCGGCAAGCCCTGCGAGCGCCGCGCCGAAGGCAAAGGTGGCGCCGTAGATCAGCGGCGTCGAAATCCCGGAGGCACGCGCCAGCGCCGGGTTCTCCAGCGTGGCGCGCACGCGGAGCCCAAAGCTCGTGCGCGAAAGCAGGAGATAGCAGGCGCCCATCACCAGGAGCGTGATCACGATGATGATGAAGCGCCAGGTCGAGATGTGCACGGTGCCGAGATCG
This region of Bradyrhizobium sp. CCGUVB1N3 genomic DNA includes:
- a CDS encoding ABC transporter ATP-binding protein, which gives rise to MPLLEAAGITKIFGKLTALDGAALTVGENEFHGLIGPNGSGKSTLMKCIAGAEVPTQGKVCFVNADITAFTPTERARAGMSLKFQITSVLPTLTLYDNILLALQAQSSLFDLVFSRTRGALHDQVMAMLTQFRLANRAFDAAATLSHGQQQWLEIAMALAGRPRLLLLDEPTGGMSLEERRVTGELLQPIKNHCSLVIVEHDLDFIRDICDRLTVLDQGKVLASGTVSEIQANKSVQEIYLRRA
- a CDS encoding ABC transporter ATP-binding protein, which encodes MPEQEFLDIKHLDAGYGRSQVLFDVSLGIPWRGGVAVLGRNGAGKTTLMKTIVGELPAWKGEVAFDGRDISRRATQERVRAGIGYVPQEHSVFARLSVRDNLAVGSLAAKDSSAVDRVLTIFPKLGQRLDQPAGTLSGGERKMLAIGRAMLGDPKLLLLDEPTEGVWIGVIEEITERLIELAKQIAVIIVEQHLDLALRVADYAYVLDRGRVALQGAAGEVRGNPELLRYLAP
- a CDS encoding substrate-binding protein is translated as MFDRVNLSRRRFLSNFAFASGAIATGATSWVIRPDWANAAEGPIKVGIATDLTGPIAYAGNADANVAKMVIKEINNSGGLLGRPLELYIEDTASNESVAVGNVRKLIQRDKVDMVLGGITSSMRNAIKDPIVARGKTLYIYPQLYEGKECTPYLFCTGPTPAQQCDEFIPWLIKNGGKKFALPSANYVWPHTLNVYARKVIESNGGEVVFEEYYPLDQIDFSATVNRIISNKVDVVFNTVIPPGVGPFFKQLYEAGFLKNGGRLACVYYDENTLNINQANEIEGLASCLDYFKVLTKEDPVNARIQAAYEKDFPGNFLFAAGSAATGTYRGLKLWEAAVKEAGKIDRESVAAALDHAKIAEGPGGPAEMVPGKRHCKMKMYTAVAKGGNYEIVGRSDGLVDPKEC
- a CDS encoding branched-chain amino acid ABC transporter permease, which codes for MANAFVAAFEILSFGAIIVLIVLGLGIIASMMGIFNFAQGEFVLLGAYITYLAYSHGLPIWAGMVAAPFLVGALGFALEGLIIRRFYAAPIVAMLGTYALGLIIRESVRGLIGGFYLTVPEPIGGSIDLGTVHISTWRFIIIVITLLVMGACYLLLSRTSFGLRVRATLENPALARASGISTPLIYGATFAFGAALAGLAGALIVPVFSLFADLGIRFLIQGFVAVMVGGVGSFIGPVAGAGVIGTLSAALPWIIAPVVADVLVFVLAIAFIKFRPQGLIAGKGV
- a CDS encoding branched-chain amino acid ABC transporter permease; this translates as MLKSMSVVREAIDADVGDEPDGAMAESEARQAASGRKVLPIVEGLVLLAALIAPFVLQDYLTVFATRVIILALFALSFDLVWGYAGIMSFGQALFFGSAGYGVALLARDLDITNIFLVLPAGTIIGLTFALLLGGFLLLGRHPSSVIFVALGTLTGSYAADRLARGWYYLGGQNGIPSISPMTLGSYEFSEGPVFYYLTLGILVVAYLLCRFLVRSQFGLALAGLRENEQRIAFFGYKAQHLKAIVFAVGGTIAGLAGSLYAFHEGFVWPNMVGVVVSTQVVLYVLFGGSGTLIGAVIGTVIIEGVSFWLSDNYRDIWPIILGVLLLLVILFRPLGLISFVLGERERVGSFGAKLKEKRNAAS